From the Xiphophorus maculatus strain JP 163 A chromosome 20, X_maculatus-5.0-male, whole genome shotgun sequence genome, one window contains:
- the b3galt6 gene encoding beta-1,3-galactosyltransferase 6 — protein sequence MNLFRLICRHKTALVIGTVCSFAVVLVFLAKCTSETLKQGHLDPPGFAPHTKSLQFRQDHQNPVSSSKDLSAFLVVLITTGPKYTERRSIIRSTWLAKRDSDVLAMFVVGTQGLSSEDLQNLNTEQGRHKDLLLLPDLRDSYENLTLKLLHMYSWLDQNVDFKFVFKADDDTFARLDLLKEELKGKEPSKLYWGFFSGRGRVKSAGKWRESSWDLCDYYLPYALGGGYILSSDLVRYVHLNAGYLKIWQSEDVSLGAWLAPVDVRRTHDPRFDTEYKSRGCNNKYLVTHKQSLEDMLEKHQTLQRDGRLCKEEVKLRLSYIYDWSVPPSQCCQRKDGIP from the coding sequence ATGAATCTCTTCCGTCTGATATGTCGCCATAAGACGGCTCTGGTCATTGGTACTGTATGCAGTTTTGCCGTTGTCCTTGTCTTCTTGGCCAAATGTACATCAGAAACTCTAAAGCAGGGTCACCTGGATCCTCCGGGCTTTGCTCCTCACACCAAGTCTTTGCAGTTCCGTCAAGACCACCAGAATCCTGTGTCCTCTTCGAAAGACTTGTCAGCATTTCTCGTGGTCCTCATCACAACAGGACCCAAGTACACAGAACGCAGGAGCATTATCCGCAGCACCTGGCTTGCCAAACGTGACTCTGATGTTCTGGCCATGTTCGTGGTTGGAACTCAGGGCCTTTCCAGCGAAGACCTTCAGAATCTGAACACGGAGCAAGGACGGCACAAAGACTTGCTCTTACTGCCTGATCTGCGGGATTCTTATGAGAACCTGACACTAAAGCTGCTGCACATGTACTCCTGGCTGGACCAGAATGTGGACTTTAAGTTTGTCTTCAAAGCGGACGACGACACATTTGCTCGCTTGGACCTCCTTAAAGAGGAGCTGAAGGGGAAAGAGCCAAGCAAGTTGTACTGGGGTTTCTTTTCAGGGAGAGGCCGTGTCAAATCAGCTGGGAAGTGGCGCGAAAGCTCTTGGGACCTCTGTGATTATTACCTGCCCTATGCCCTGGGCGGGGGTTACATTCTCTCTTCAGACCTGGTACGCTACGTGCATCTTAACGCGGGCTACCTCAAGATATGGCAGAGTGAGGACGTGTCACTGGGCGCCTGGCTGGCACCGGTGGATGTTCGGCGGACGCACGACCCGCGCTTCGACACGGAGTACAAGTCGCGAGGTTGCAACAACAAATACCTGGTGACGCACAAGCAGAGTTTGGAGGACATGTTGGAGAAACACCAGACTCTGCAGCGAGATGGGAGGCTCTGCAAAGAGGAGGTCAAGCTGCGGTTATCCTACATTTATGACTGGAGTGTTCCACCCTCACAGTGCTGCCAAAGAAAAGATGGGATTCCATAG
- the LOC102218089 gene encoding protein FAM107B-like, protein MRLYQNMQVAQKNGLRTKTNRAQCWIRPPHQVIENQQQEEDDLIKPQKLINPILASVQRRALHQELLFCHRRGMLPRTKPELQRVLESKNREQLKKTELSLQPRSDLEVKLRRRQQRIQHSELEEKKWREGLKNVPEFVRVRQSLKHVPHSS, encoded by the exons ATGCGTCTCTACCAAAACATGCAG gtagcACAAAAAAATGGTCTCAGAACCAAAACAA ACAGAGCGCAGTGTTGGATCAGGCCGCCTCACCAGGTGATTGAAAATCAACAACAGGAGGAAGATGACCTCATCAAACCACAAAAGCTGATAAATCCCATCCTGGCCTCTGTCCAACGGAGAGCTCTTCATCAGGAGCTCCTATTCTGCCACAGACG GGGTATGCTGCCGCGAACGAAGCCAGAGCTGCAACGTGTGCTCgaaagcaaaaacagagagCAGCTCAAGAAAACGGAACTGTCTCTCCAACCTCGCTCCGACTTAGAGGTCAAACTGCGCAGGAGACAGCAGAGAATACAACAT tctgagctggaggagaagaagtGGAGGGAAGGCCTGAAAAATGTGCCAGAGTTTGTTCGCGTGAGACAATCCCTGAAGCATGTTCCACATTCTTCCTAA